The following proteins are co-located in the Gordonia polyisoprenivorans genome:
- a CDS encoding chorismate mutase, translating into MTDPSDSSTSPDNTAPARTGGASFADSIDLSSYELEHDVSGLPDDIEVLRHEIDRLDAIILAAVKRRSAVSKKVGAARMASGGPRLVHSREVKVLDRFAELGQEGHTLAMLLLRLGRGPLGR; encoded by the coding sequence GTGACCGACCCCAGCGACTCGTCGACCAGCCCGGACAACACCGCACCCGCACGCACGGGCGGCGCGTCCTTCGCCGATTCGATCGATCTCTCCTCCTACGAACTGGAACACGATGTGTCGGGCCTGCCCGACGACATCGAGGTGTTGCGACACGAGATCGACCGCCTCGACGCGATCATCCTCGCCGCGGTGAAGCGCCGGTCGGCGGTGTCGAAGAAAGTCGGAGCCGCCCGCATGGCCTCGGGCGGACCGCGCCTGGTGCACAGCCGCGAGGTCAAGGTGCTCGACCGGTTCGCCGAACTCGGTCAGGAGGGTCATACGCTCGCGATGCTGTTGCTGCGTCTGGGTCGGGGCCCGCTCGGCCGCTGA
- the pgi gene encoding glucose-6-phosphate isomerase, with protein MSDLDDNEHDITGTQSWQALSAHQDHVHSMHLREVFAADPDRGRELTVDVGDLHIDYSKHRVLRETLELLFSLAREAGLEDKRDAMFAGVHINTSEDRAVLHTALRLPADAELVVDGQDVVADVHEVLDAMGAFTDKLRSGEWKGHTGKAITDVVNIGIGGSDLGPVMVYQALRHYVDSPIRCHFVSNVDPADLVATLADLDAETTLFIVASKTFGTLETLTNAAAAKRWLLAGLGAADDAVAKHFVAVSTNADKVSAFGIDTVNMFGFWDWVGGRYSVDSAIGVSVMAAIGKDRFGEFLHGFHLVDEHFRTAPLERNAPVILGLIGLWYSNFWDAQSRVVLPYSNDMARFAAYLQQLTMESNGKSVTAHGHHVTTDTGEVFWGEPGTNGQHAFYQLLHQGTRMIPADFIGFAEPTDDLTTADGTGSMHDLLMSNYFAQTKVLAFGKTADEIADEGVDPHVVPHKVMPGNRPSTSILAPELTPSVIGQLIALYEHQVFVEGTIWGINPFDQWGVELGKTQAMELLGSITDSQPPAALGDSSTDELVRWYRSRRGRQA; from the coding sequence ATGAGTGACCTCGATGACAACGAGCACGACATCACCGGCACGCAATCGTGGCAGGCGCTCTCGGCGCATCAGGATCATGTTCATTCGATGCACCTGCGGGAGGTCTTCGCGGCCGACCCCGATCGGGGCCGCGAACTGACCGTCGACGTCGGTGATCTGCACATCGATTACTCCAAGCATCGCGTCCTGCGCGAGACGTTGGAGTTGCTGTTCAGCCTGGCCCGGGAGGCCGGTCTCGAGGACAAGCGCGACGCGATGTTCGCCGGTGTCCACATCAACACCTCCGAGGATCGCGCCGTCCTACACACGGCACTGCGCCTGCCTGCCGACGCCGAGCTGGTCGTCGACGGCCAGGACGTGGTGGCCGACGTCCACGAGGTGCTCGACGCGATGGGCGCCTTCACCGACAAGCTCCGCAGCGGAGAGTGGAAGGGGCACACCGGCAAAGCGATCACCGACGTCGTCAACATCGGCATCGGCGGCTCCGATCTGGGACCGGTGATGGTCTATCAGGCGTTGCGCCACTACGTCGATTCGCCCATTCGCTGTCATTTCGTCTCCAATGTCGATCCCGCCGACCTGGTGGCCACGCTTGCCGACCTCGACGCCGAGACCACGCTGTTCATCGTGGCGTCCAAGACCTTCGGCACGCTGGAGACGCTCACCAACGCCGCCGCCGCCAAGCGGTGGCTGCTCGCCGGCCTCGGTGCTGCCGACGACGCCGTCGCGAAACACTTTGTGGCCGTGAGCACCAACGCCGACAAGGTCTCGGCGTTCGGCATCGACACGGTCAACATGTTCGGCTTCTGGGACTGGGTCGGCGGCCGGTATTCGGTGGATTCGGCGATCGGCGTGTCGGTGATGGCGGCCATCGGCAAGGACCGTTTCGGCGAGTTCCTGCACGGCTTCCACCTCGTCGACGAACACTTCCGCACCGCGCCGCTCGAGCGCAACGCGCCGGTCATCCTGGGCTTGATCGGGCTGTGGTACTCCAACTTCTGGGATGCCCAATCACGGGTGGTACTCCCCTATTCCAACGACATGGCGCGGTTCGCGGCCTATCTGCAGCAGTTGACCATGGAGTCCAACGGCAAGTCGGTCACCGCGCACGGCCATCACGTCACCACCGACACCGGCGAGGTCTTCTGGGGGGAGCCCGGCACCAACGGACAGCACGCGTTCTATCAACTGCTGCATCAGGGCACGCGGATGATCCCGGCCGACTTCATCGGATTCGCCGAGCCCACAGACGATCTCACCACCGCCGACGGCACCGGGTCGATGCACGACCTGCTGATGAGCAACTACTTCGCGCAGACCAAGGTGCTGGCATTCGGCAAGACCGCCGACGAGATCGCCGACGAGGGCGTGGACCCACATGTGGTGCCGCACAAGGTGATGCCCGGCAACCGGCCGTCGACGTCGATCCTCGCGCCCGAACTCACCCCGTCGGTCATCGGCCAGCTGATCGCGCTCTACGAACACCAGGTCTTCGTCGAGGGCACCATCTGGGGTATCAATCCCTTCGACCAGTGGGGCGTCGAACTCGGCAAAACCCAGGCGATGGAGTTGCTGGGATCGATCACCGACTCGCAACCGCCTGCGGCACTGGGCGATTCGTCGACCGACGAGTTGGTGCGGTGGTATCGGTCGCGGCGCGGCCGGCAGGCCTGA
- a CDS encoding SDR family oxidoreductase, with protein sequence MTHRDKILITGASSGLGEGMAREFAGMGRSLALAARRLDRLDTLAAELRPHAGTVATAALDVTDVDTVPVVFGALRDELGGLDRVIVNAGLGKGAPLGTGKMHANIETVQTNLIGALAQIEAALEIFRAQDHGHLVLISSMSAVRGLPKAQTAYSASKAGLTAIGQGLQAEFAHSPITVSIVLPGYIETDINRGLKTALMTDTDTGVCAMVAAIEAEKASAPVPAWPWVPIAAALRLLPASITRRLI encoded by the coding sequence GTGACGCACCGCGACAAGATCCTGATCACCGGCGCGAGCTCGGGACTCGGCGAGGGCATGGCCCGCGAGTTCGCCGGCATGGGCCGCTCGCTGGCACTGGCCGCACGACGCCTCGACCGCCTCGATACCCTCGCCGCCGAACTGCGGCCCCACGCAGGCACGGTCGCGACCGCGGCCCTCGACGTCACCGACGTCGACACCGTTCCCGTCGTGTTCGGGGCTCTGCGCGACGAGCTCGGCGGTCTCGATCGCGTCATCGTCAACGCCGGGCTCGGTAAGGGTGCACCGTTGGGCACCGGCAAGATGCACGCCAACATCGAGACCGTGCAGACCAATCTGATCGGGGCGCTCGCCCAGATCGAGGCGGCACTGGAGATCTTCCGCGCCCAGGATCACGGCCATCTCGTGCTGATCAGCTCGATGAGCGCCGTCCGCGGGCTACCCAAGGCGCAGACCGCGTACTCGGCGTCCAAAGCCGGGCTGACCGCGATCGGACAGGGGTTGCAGGCCGAGTTCGCGCACTCGCCGATCACGGTGTCGATCGTGCTGCCCGGCTACATCGAGACCGACATCAACCGCGGCCTCAAGACCGCACTCATGACCGACACCGACACCGGTGTGTGTGCCATGGTGGCGGCCATCGAGGCCGAGAAGGCCTCGGCGCCGGTGCCCGCGTGGCCGTGGGTGCCGATCGCCGCGGCCCTGCGACTACTGCCGGCGTCGATCACGCGTCGACTGATCTGA
- a CDS encoding SAM-dependent methyltransferase, with protein MRQELSEDGVVAQLRAAGCVFAEEEATILREAAADDADLGRLVARRVAGEPIEHLVGWVEFAGRRLAVGPGVFVPRRRSELLAAVAVGAAASRKCPVMVEPYCGAAPLAATVGAWVPTTRLYATDIDDVALRCARRNLGADAGVLRGSGLAGLPAALRGQVDVIAAVPPYVPDGALALLPHEAADHEPRRALLAGVDGLDHIRTLIAQAPGWLAADGVLAIEMNEEQARLVTDPAERCRTAVFARPALFATDDSRTVVLALTMPS; from the coding sequence GTGAGGCAAGAACTGTCCGAAGACGGTGTGGTCGCGCAACTGCGGGCGGCCGGGTGCGTGTTCGCCGAGGAGGAGGCGACGATCCTGCGCGAGGCCGCCGCCGATGACGCGGATCTGGGCCGGCTCGTGGCGCGTCGGGTGGCCGGTGAACCGATCGAGCACCTCGTCGGCTGGGTGGAGTTCGCGGGCCGGCGCCTGGCGGTCGGGCCCGGGGTCTTCGTGCCGCGCCGACGCTCGGAACTGCTCGCCGCGGTCGCCGTCGGTGCCGCCGCGTCCCGGAAGTGCCCGGTGATGGTCGAACCCTATTGCGGCGCAGCACCACTGGCGGCCACCGTGGGCGCCTGGGTGCCGACGACCCGGCTGTACGCCACCGATATCGACGACGTCGCACTGCGATGCGCGCGGCGTAACCTCGGAGCCGACGCGGGGGTGCTGCGCGGCTCGGGTCTGGCCGGGCTGCCCGCAGCGCTGCGCGGACAGGTGGACGTGATCGCGGCCGTTCCGCCGTACGTACCCGACGGGGCGCTGGCACTGTTGCCGCACGAGGCCGCTGACCACGAACCCCGCCGGGCACTGCTGGCCGGCGTCGACGGACTCGACCACATCCGCACCCTCATCGCGCAGGCACCTGGATGGCTGGCCGCCGACGGCGTGCTGGCGATCGAGATGAACGAGGAGCAGGCGCGCCTGGTCACCGACCCCGCCGAACGGTGTCGAACGGCGGTTTTCGCCCGCCCGGCGCTCTTTGCCACCGACGACTCCCGCACCGTGGTGCTGGCGCTGACGATGCCCAGTTGA
- a CDS encoding Fpg/Nei family DNA glycosylase, whose product MPELPEVAAIADFVDGRTAGLPIRRVDIASLSVLKTADPPYTALTGRIVDSVGRVGKYLIIRTIPGSETDPEPVINLVIHLSRAGWLRWSEDLSPKPLRPGGKSPIALRVHCGIPSATGGEGFDVTEAGTQKRLAVWIVRDITEVERIATLGPDVLALDRDEFADILAGTGARIKNVLTDQRVLAGIGNAYSDEILHTAKLSPFATAKTLTGEQIDTLYEAMRDVLTDAIGRLEGQGVAKLKSEKRTGLKVHARTGLPCPVCGDTIREVAFSDRSFQYCPTCQTGGKVLADRRMSRLLK is encoded by the coding sequence ATGCCCGAACTGCCCGAGGTTGCCGCGATCGCCGATTTCGTGGACGGACGTACCGCCGGACTCCCGATCCGGCGGGTGGACATCGCATCGTTGTCGGTGCTCAAAACCGCCGACCCCCCGTACACGGCCCTGACCGGGCGGATCGTGGATTCCGTCGGCAGAGTCGGCAAATACCTGATCATCCGCACCATCCCCGGTTCCGAGACCGATCCCGAACCCGTCATCAACCTGGTCATCCACCTGTCCCGGGCGGGCTGGCTGCGATGGAGCGAGGACCTCTCACCCAAACCCCTTCGACCCGGCGGCAAGAGCCCGATCGCGCTGCGGGTGCACTGCGGGATTCCCAGCGCCACCGGCGGCGAGGGTTTCGACGTGACGGAGGCCGGAACGCAGAAGCGGTTGGCGGTGTGGATCGTCCGCGACATCACCGAGGTCGAGCGCATCGCGACATTGGGGCCCGACGTCCTCGCGCTCGATCGCGACGAGTTCGCCGACATCCTCGCCGGCACCGGCGCGCGCATCAAGAACGTGCTCACCGATCAGCGGGTGCTCGCCGGGATCGGCAACGCCTACTCCGACGAGATCCTGCACACCGCGAAGCTCTCGCCGTTCGCCACCGCGAAAACCCTGACCGGCGAACAGATCGACACCCTCTACGAGGCGATGCGCGACGTGCTGACCGACGCGATCGGGCGTCTCGAGGGCCAGGGCGTGGCAAAGCTGAAGTCGGAGAAGCGGACCGGACTCAAGGTGCACGCCCGTACCGGTCTGCCGTGCCCGGTGTGCGGGGACACGATCCGCGAGGTCGCCTTCAGCGACCGATCCTTCCAGTACTGCCCGACCTGCCAGACGGGTGGCAAGGTCCTCGCCGACCGCCGGATGTCGCGACTCCTCAAGTGA
- a CDS encoding 3'(2'),5'-bisphosphate nucleotidase CysQ → MSSGLSDAELATRIAVGAGEILLGVRSGDLLGGRLLGDAGDALAQAWIGTVLRRHRPRDAVLSEEATDVGDRAVAQRVWIIDPLDGTSEFAAGSDQWAVHVALTENGAVTDAAVALPAMGEVFRTDTVDAVPADASGRIATSRWGTSYEVAAVARRLGLRPVPIGSAGAKAMAVVRGDADAYVHSGGQYEWDNAAPVGVALAAGLHCSRLDGTPIVYNQPQPYMPDFVICRPELAEDILDVVGEVWW, encoded by the coding sequence ATGAGTTCCGGTCTTTCCGACGCCGAGCTGGCCACACGCATCGCGGTCGGGGCCGGGGAGATCCTGCTCGGGGTGCGCTCCGGCGACCTGTTGGGTGGGCGGTTGCTCGGCGATGCTGGTGACGCGCTCGCCCAGGCGTGGATCGGCACCGTCCTGCGCAGGCACCGGCCGCGGGACGCGGTGTTGAGCGAGGAGGCCACCGACGTCGGCGACCGCGCTGTGGCACAGCGGGTCTGGATCATCGATCCGCTCGACGGCACCAGCGAGTTCGCCGCGGGCAGCGATCAGTGGGCGGTGCACGTCGCACTCACCGAGAACGGTGCGGTCACCGACGCCGCCGTCGCCTTGCCGGCGATGGGTGAGGTCTTTCGCACCGACACCGTCGACGCCGTGCCCGCAGACGCGTCGGGCCGCATCGCTACCTCACGATGGGGCACGAGTTACGAGGTGGCCGCGGTGGCGCGGCGGCTCGGGCTACGCCCGGTGCCGATCGGTTCGGCGGGTGCCAAGGCGATGGCGGTGGTGCGCGGTGACGCCGACGCCTACGTCCATTCCGGAGGGCAGTACGAGTGGGACAACGCGGCACCGGTCGGTGTGGCGCTCGCCGCGGGGCTGCACTGCAGCCGGCTCGACGGCACGCCGATCGTGTACAACCAGCCGCAGCCGTACATGCCCGACTTCGTGATCTGCCGGCCCGAACTCGCCGAGGACATCCTCGACGTGGTGGGCGAGGTGTGGTGGTGA
- the cobF gene encoding precorrin-6A synthase (deacetylating) translates to MQVTIRVIGIGPGDPRQITLQAIDAMAGVDVFLALEKGDAKDGLLQARRDILEHHAPQGYSLVEIPDPPRDRRPADYDAEVRRWHAARAELLARAILAHVPDDGVAAFLVWGDPALYDSTLRIVDDLAARDDLQVSVEVIPGVTSASALTAAHGIVANRVGEPIHITTGRRLADTPPGADANQIVMLDADLGFRHTAAADDEIWWGAYLGTPDEILISGRVGDVTDEIVEARAAARARIGWIMDIYLLRTAR, encoded by the coding sequence GTGCAGGTCACCATCCGCGTCATCGGCATCGGACCGGGAGATCCGCGACAGATCACGCTGCAGGCCATCGACGCCATGGCCGGCGTCGACGTCTTCCTCGCGCTCGAGAAGGGCGACGCCAAGGACGGCCTGCTGCAGGCTCGCCGCGACATCCTCGAACACCATGCACCGCAGGGTTACTCGCTCGTCGAGATTCCCGATCCGCCCCGCGACAGACGTCCCGCCGACTACGACGCCGAGGTCCGCCGCTGGCACGCCGCCCGTGCCGAACTCCTCGCCCGGGCGATCCTCGCCCACGTCCCCGACGACGGGGTGGCGGCATTCCTCGTCTGGGGCGACCCCGCACTCTACGACTCCACCCTGCGCATCGTCGACGACCTCGCCGCGCGCGACGACCTACAGGTGTCTGTGGAGGTGATCCCGGGCGTCACCAGCGCGTCGGCGCTCACCGCCGCACACGGGATCGTCGCCAACCGGGTGGGCGAACCCATCCACATCACCACCGGGCGTCGCCTCGCCGACACCCCTCCGGGTGCCGACGCCAACCAGATCGTCATGCTCGACGCCGATCTCGGTTTCCGCCACACCGCGGCCGCCGACGACGAGATCTGGTGGGGCGCCTACCTCGGGACGCCCGACGAGATCCTGATCAGCGGCCGAGTCGGCGACGTCACCGACGAGATCGTCGAGGCGCGTGCGGCCGCCCGCGCCCGAATCGGCTGGATCATGGACATCTACCTGCTCCGCACGGCGCGATAG
- a CDS encoding SDR family NAD(P)-dependent oxidoreductase, which produces MAALGHRVYGTSRHPDKVSDPIPGVTYVRLDNADYASADACAAEVGDVDILVNNAGESQAGALEDTPMSAIEDLFRVNVFGPVALTKAVLPGMRQRRHGTVIMVGSMLSSFPVAFRSNYAATKSALKAFALATRREVAPYGIRMISVEPGTIATGIGGRRSIHIDDGSPYAAEYETLAAATRRNEDAGIDASTMARVIVEAALAEHPKPFYAKGNNAAIVFALRRLVPRQIILDVTARKHGLPRVKS; this is translated from the coding sequence ATGGCGGCGCTCGGGCACCGCGTCTACGGCACCAGCCGTCATCCCGACAAGGTTTCCGACCCGATTCCCGGTGTCACCTACGTGCGCCTCGACAACGCCGATTACGCCTCGGCGGATGCCTGCGCCGCAGAGGTCGGTGACGTCGACATCCTCGTCAACAACGCCGGTGAGTCGCAGGCCGGTGCGCTCGAGGACACCCCGATGAGTGCCATCGAGGATCTGTTCCGCGTCAACGTGTTCGGGCCCGTCGCCCTGACCAAGGCGGTCCTGCCGGGTATGCGGCAACGGCGCCACGGCACGGTCATCATGGTCGGGTCGATGCTGTCGAGCTTCCCCGTCGCATTCCGCTCCAACTATGCGGCCACCAAGTCGGCGCTCAAGGCCTTCGCGCTCGCGACCCGACGAGAGGTGGCGCCCTACGGAATCCGGATGATCAGCGTCGAGCCGGGGACCATCGCCACCGGTATCGGAGGCCGGCGCAGCATCCACATCGATGACGGATCGCCGTATGCGGCCGAGTACGAGACCCTCGCCGCCGCCACCCGACGCAACGAGGACGCAGGGATCGACGCGTCGACGATGGCCCGGGTCATCGTCGAGGCCGCGCTCGCCGAGCATCCGAAACCGTTCTACGCCAAGGGAAACAACGCGGCCATCGTCTTCGCTCTGCGACGGCTGGTGCCGCGTCAGATCATCCTCGATGTCACCGCGCGCAAACACGGGCTGCCGCGGGTCAAGAGTTGA
- a CDS encoding HoxN/HupN/NixA family nickel/cobalt transporter, which produces MATQFAQQGQNGRPSFGDRLAQLRRSLTPAEWASIGGMVAVVAALHIIGWVTLVVFVAPHDFSVGQKTLGLGVGLTAYTLGMRHAFDADHISAIDNTTRKLLGDGQRPMTVGFWFSLGHSTIVFGLALLLSFGVRALAGPVEDDSSALHHYTGLIGTTVSGGFLYLIAAINIVILFGIVKVFRAMRQGDYSEDELEKHLNNRGFMNRILGRFMKSVTKPWQMYPIGVLFGLGFDTATEVALLVLAGSSAAAGLPWYAILCLPVLFAAGMSLFDSIDGTFMNFAYGWAFANPVRKVYYNLTITGLSVVVAFVIGTIEILGLLADEFGWSGPFWDDVSGIDLNIVGYAIVGLFIVTWLVAVVVWRVGRIEQRWALAPATVAERVE; this is translated from the coding sequence ATGGCAACGCAATTCGCTCAACAAGGACAAAACGGACGTCCGTCGTTCGGTGATCGGCTCGCTCAGCTCCGCCGGTCGCTGACCCCGGCCGAATGGGCCAGTATCGGCGGCATGGTCGCCGTCGTGGCAGCCCTGCACATCATCGGATGGGTGACCCTGGTCGTCTTCGTGGCACCGCACGACTTCAGCGTCGGGCAGAAGACCCTGGGCCTCGGCGTCGGGCTGACCGCCTACACCCTGGGTATGCGTCACGCCTTCGACGCCGACCACATCTCGGCGATCGACAACACCACCCGCAAACTGCTCGGCGACGGACAGCGGCCGATGACCGTCGGATTCTGGTTCTCGTTGGGGCACTCCACAATCGTCTTCGGGCTGGCGTTGTTGCTGTCCTTCGGCGTGCGGGCACTCGCGGGGCCGGTCGAGGACGACTCGTCGGCGCTGCACCACTACACGGGTCTCATCGGCACCACGGTCTCCGGCGGCTTCCTCTACCTCATCGCCGCGATCAACATCGTGATCCTGTTCGGGATCGTCAAGGTCTTCCGCGCGATGCGCCAGGGCGACTACTCCGAGGACGAACTCGAAAAGCACTTGAACAACCGGGGTTTCATGAACCGCATCCTCGGTCGCTTCATGAAGTCGGTGACCAAGCCGTGGCAGATGTACCCCATCGGGGTCCTGTTCGGGCTGGGCTTCGACACCGCGACCGAGGTTGCCCTGCTCGTCCTCGCCGGCAGTAGCGCCGCCGCCGGACTGCCCTGGTACGCGATCCTGTGCCTGCCGGTCCTGTTCGCCGCGGGTATGAGCCTGTTCGACAGCATCGACGGCACGTTCATGAACTTCGCCTACGGTTGGGCCTTCGCCAACCCCGTACGCAAGGTCTACTACAACCTCACCATCACCGGACTGTCGGTCGTGGTCGCCTTCGTCATCGGCACCATCGAGATCCTCGGACTGCTGGCCGACGAGTTCGGCTGGAGCGGCCCGTTCTGGGACGACGTCTCCGGGATCGACCTGAACATCGTCGGCTACGCCATCGTCGGTCTGTTCATCGTCACCTGGCTCGTCGCCGTGGTCGTCTGGCGCGTCGGGCGAATCGAGCAGCGGTGGGCGCTGGCGCCCGCGACCGTGGCTGAGCGCGTCGAGTAG
- a CDS encoding GMC family oxidoreductase — MTPSDAPAHDPDRFDVLVVGSGFGGSVAALRLTEKGYRVGVLEAGRRFADHELPTTSWRLRDYVWAPALGLFGVQRMHPLRDVLVMAGAGVGGGSLNYANTLYRPPAAFFDDPHWNAITDWAAELDPFYGQASRMLGVTSFPGVTPADRAMRSVAQEMGVADTVVAAPVGVFFGTPGVTVADPYFGGAGPQRTGCTQCGACMTGCRVGAKNTLVKNYLHLAEQAGAQIIPITMVDGLHQRGGGYEVSTHRTGAPWRGRRTLYADQVVMAAGTYGTNKLLLEMARSRRLPNLSPRLGTVVRTNSEAVLAATAHTTDVDYTEGVAITSSFHPNDHTHIEPVRYGKDSNLIGLLQAVLVDGGGRMPRLLRAVLTMLAHPITAARSLSVHRWSERTIIALAMQTVDNSIELHARRGRFGPILRSRPGGGDPPPRWIPEAHKAVRAAARRIDGDPGGSILDLVDIPMTAHFLGGCAIGDDPDDGVVDAYHRAFGHLGLHIVDGSTVSANLGVNPSLTVTAQAERAMAFWPNAGEADPRPPLGAPYRRITAVAPQHPTVPDHAPGALRLYA; from the coding sequence ATGACGCCTTCCGACGCACCCGCGCACGACCCCGATCGTTTCGACGTCCTCGTCGTCGGCTCGGGTTTCGGCGGCTCGGTCGCCGCACTCCGACTCACCGAGAAGGGCTATCGCGTCGGCGTCCTCGAAGCCGGACGCCGATTCGCCGACCACGAGTTGCCCACGACCAGTTGGCGACTCCGGGACTACGTCTGGGCGCCGGCACTCGGCCTTTTCGGCGTGCAGCGCATGCATCCGCTCCGCGACGTGCTGGTCATGGCCGGCGCAGGTGTCGGCGGCGGATCGCTCAACTACGCGAACACGCTGTACCGTCCGCCCGCGGCCTTCTTCGACGATCCGCACTGGAACGCGATCACCGACTGGGCCGCCGAACTCGACCCCTTCTACGGCCAGGCCTCCCGCATGCTCGGCGTGACGAGCTTCCCGGGTGTCACCCCCGCCGACCGCGCGATGCGGTCGGTCGCCCAAGAGATGGGAGTCGCCGACACCGTCGTCGCAGCCCCGGTGGGGGTGTTCTTCGGGACGCCCGGCGTCACGGTCGCCGACCCGTACTTCGGCGGAGCCGGGCCACAACGCACCGGATGCACACAGTGCGGCGCGTGTATGACCGGATGTCGTGTCGGCGCGAAGAACACCCTGGTCAAGAACTACCTGCACCTCGCCGAACAGGCCGGCGCGCAGATCATCCCGATCACGATGGTCGATGGCCTCCACCAGCGCGGCGGCGGCTATGAGGTCAGCACCCACCGCACCGGCGCTCCGTGGAGAGGACGCCGGACGCTGTATGCCGACCAGGTCGTGATGGCCGCCGGTACCTACGGCACCAACAAGCTGCTGCTCGAGATGGCACGCTCACGCCGACTGCCGAACCTGTCGCCCCGACTCGGGACGGTGGTGCGCACCAACTCCGAGGCCGTCCTCGCCGCGACGGCCCACACCACCGACGTCGACTACACCGAGGGTGTCGCCATCACGTCGTCGTTTCATCCCAACGATCACACCCACATCGAGCCGGTCCGATACGGCAAGGACAGCAACCTGATCGGGCTCCTGCAGGCCGTTCTCGTCGATGGCGGCGGACGCATGCCACGGCTGCTGCGCGCGGTACTGACCATGCTCGCGCACCCGATCACCGCCGCCCGCTCGCTATCGGTGCACCGCTGGTCTGAGCGGACCATCATCGCCCTGGCGATGCAGACCGTCGACAACTCGATCGAATTACACGCGCGGAGAGGACGATTCGGCCCGATCCTACGGAGCCGACCGGGCGGCGGCGATCCGCCACCACGATGGATTCCCGAGGCACACAAGGCCGTCCGGGCCGCGGCGCGCCGCATCGACGGCGATCCGGGTGGGTCGATCCTCGACCTCGTCGACATCCCGATGACCGCCCACTTCCTCGGCGGCTGCGCCATCGGGGACGATCCCGACGACGGCGTCGTCGACGCCTATCACCGCGCGTTCGGTCATCTGGGTCTGCACATCGTGGACGGGTCGACGGTCTCGGCGAACCTCGGCGTGAACCCGTCGCTCACCGTCACCGCCCAGGCCGAACGCGCCATGGCGTTCTGGCCCAATGCCGGAGAGGCCGACCCACGACCGCCACTCGGCGCACCGTATCGCCGGATCACCGCGGTGGCACCGCAGCATCCCACTGTTCCCGACCACGCGCCCGGCGCGCTTCGGCTGTACGCGTAG